A region of the Longimicrobium sp. genome:
CAGCCGCATCACCCCGCCGCAAAATCCGGGTGGCCCGCATCCCCCCGCGCGCCTACCTTCCGCGCAGCCGATTTCGCAGCATATCCCGCCCGACGAAACCACCCGGCAGCCACCCGTGAACGACGCATCCCCATCCCCCGAGCTCACCCTCGATCCCGCCGACTGGGACGAGTTCCGCGCGCTGGCGCACCGCATGGTCGACGACACCATCGCCCACCTCGCCTCGCTCCGCGATCTCCCGGCGTGGCAGCCGATGCCGGACGCGGTGCGCGGCTCCTTCGCCGCGCCGCTGCCGGTGCACGGCGAGGGGGATGAGTCGGCGTACCGGGATTTCGTGCAGCTCGTGCGGCCGTACCCCAACGGCAACCTGGGACCGCGCTTCTGGGGGTGGGTGCAGGGGAACGGCACGCCGCTGGGGATGATGACCGAGATGCTGGCTGCCGCGCTGAACCCGCACCTGGCCGGCTTCGACCAGGCGCCGCGCCTGGTGGAGGAGCAGGTGATCGCCTGGCTGGCGGAGATGATGGGCTTCCCCGCGGGTGCGTCCGGCGTGCTCGTCACCGGCGGGACGATGGCGAACGTGCTGGGGCTCGCCGTGGCCCGCCACGCGAAGGCGGGGTTCGACGTGCGCGCGGAGGGCCATCAGGGCGGACGCCCGCGGATGATGCTGTACGGCTCGTCCGAGACGCACGGGTGGGTGAAGAAGGCCGCCGAGCTGCTCGGCCTGGGCTCCTCGTCCTTCCGCTCCATCCCCGTGGACGGCGAGTACCGCGTGGACGTCGACGCGATGCGCGGGGCCATCCGTGCCGACCGCGCGGCGGGGCACCGCCCGTTCTGCGTGATCGGCACGGCGGGCACGGTGAACACCGGCGCGACCGACGACCTGCGCGCGCTGGCCGCCCTCTGCCGCGAGGAGGAGCTGTGGTTCCACGTGGATGGCGCGTTCGGCGCGCTGGTCCGCATCTCCGGCGAGCTGGCGCCGGTCGTGGCGGGGATGGAGGAAGCGGAC
Encoded here:
- a CDS encoding pyridoxal phosphate-dependent decarboxylase family protein, which produces MNDASPSPELTLDPADWDEFRALAHRMVDDTIAHLASLRDLPAWQPMPDAVRGSFAAPLPVHGEGDESAYRDFVQLVRPYPNGNLGPRFWGWVQGNGTPLGMMTEMLAAALNPHLAGFDQAPRLVEEQVIAWLAEMMGFPAGASGVLVTGGTMANVLGLAVARHAKAGFDVRAEGHQGGRPRMMLYGSSETHGWVKKAAELLGLGSSSFRSIPVDGEYRVDVDAMRGAIRADRAAGHRPFCVIGTAGTVNTGATDDLRALAALCREEELWFHVDGAFGALVRISGELAPVVAGMEEADSVGFDLHKWMSLPFEVACVLVRDAEVHRAAFSMRASYLATATRGVTAGGLPFSELGIDLTRGFKALKVWIGMKAHGVRAFAALIEQNVAQARYLAGLVEEDAALELLAPVPLNIVCFRYNPRGLAEDRLNAINEEILVRLQEDGIAVPSGTTLNGRFAIRVANVNHRSRREDFDLLARSVVRLGAGIAKQLSAPSV